Proteins encoded within one genomic window of Lysinibacillus louembei:
- a CDS encoding DUF3231 family protein: MGILSGNPKDEPLHYGEVFSIWSSLAADYGMIAGYQTFYNHAGDEDLRKVIEDIIDTCREEIKQLEKILKTNGVALPPAPPERPVARLEDIPPGAKFNDQEISAALSVDITGGLVACSQAMGTSTREDIALMYGQFHTAKALLGAKLLRLNKTKGWLVPPPLHVHYPDGRD; encoded by the coding sequence ATGGGAATACTTAGTGGAAATCCAAAAGATGAGCCATTGCATTATGGTGAAGTGTTTAGCATTTGGTCAAGCTTAGCTGCTGATTATGGAATGATTGCGGGTTATCAAACATTTTATAATCATGCTGGTGATGAAGATTTAAGGAAAGTAATTGAAGATATTATTGATACTTGTAGAGAAGAAATCAAGCAATTAGAAAAAATATTGAAAACGAACGGTGTCGCTTTACCTCCTGCCCCACCTGAGCGACCAGTAGCAAGATTAGAAGATATTCCTCCAGGCGCAAAGTTTAACGATCAAGAAATTAGTGCGGCACTTAGTGTTGATATCACAGGTGGATTAGTTGCATGTAGTCAGGCTATGGGTACTTCAACTAGAGAGGATATTGCATTAATGTATGGTCAATTCCACACAGCAAAAGCTTTACTTGGGGCAAAATTATTACGTCTCAATAAAACAAAGGGCTGGCTTGTTCCTCCACCATTGCATGTACATTATCCAGATGGACGGGATTAA
- a CDS encoding manganese catalase family protein yields MYYYREELINIIKPDKPDPQAARVMQEILGGHYGEMRTMMQYFFQSSNFRGKETQYRDLLRGVFLEEIAHVELVQNTINQLLNDSGESSAPGNAGIDQAPLDEAVKHANPHHYIVGAQASLPVDAAGNPWNGSWVYAHGNLIADLLDNLVLESTGVLQKTRIYEMSSNQTFRETLAFLIVRDNAHQNAFAKALETLGVDWGKLFPVPNYDINKYPECRKFIDMGYHNIQFNFRLDPTRIGEILQGQTPSRNGEAFNVTPPPQGFPVPVMPEMPNEHSPGLKDMNN; encoded by the coding sequence ATGTATTATTATAGAGAAGAATTAATTAACATTATCAAACCAGATAAGCCCGATCCGCAAGCAGCACGAGTAATGCAAGAAATACTCGGTGGCCATTATGGTGAAATGAGAACAATGATGCAATACTTTTTCCAAAGCTCAAATTTTAGAGGCAAGGAAACGCAATATCGTGACTTACTTCGTGGCGTTTTCTTAGAGGAAATTGCTCATGTTGAGCTTGTACAAAACACAATTAACCAATTGCTAAATGATTCAGGTGAATCCTCTGCACCCGGCAATGCTGGAATCGACCAAGCACCACTAGATGAGGCGGTAAAGCACGCTAATCCACACCACTATATTGTTGGTGCACAAGCCTCTTTACCAGTCGATGCTGCTGGTAACCCTTGGAATGGCTCGTGGGTATATGCACATGGCAATCTTATTGCAGATTTATTAGATAACTTAGTGCTAGAATCAACAGGTGTACTACAAAAAACACGTATTTATGAAATGAGCTCTAATCAAACTTTTCGAGAAACACTTGCTTTCTTAATTGTACGTGATAATGCACATCAAAACGCATTTGCCAAAGCATTGGAAACACTAGGCGTAGATTGGGGAAAACTCTTCCCTGTACCGAATTATGATATTAATAAATATCCAGAATGTAGAAAATTTATTGATATGGGGTATCATAATATACAATTTAACTTTAGATTAGACCCAACCCGCATCGGTGAAATTTTACAAGGACAAACGCCAAGTAGAAATGGTGAAGCATTTAATGTAACTCCTCCTCCTCAGGGCTTCCCTGTACCTGTTATGCCAGAAATGCCAAATGAGCATAGCCCGGGTCTTAAGGATATGAATAATTAA
- a CDS encoding cytochrome c oxidase assembly protein has product MSLHSQHEGFSDFVQFLIVFPFLISLIAYLGAVIYSNRYKKRWSNFRTICWILGHICIIVTFVGPFAELAHLNFSAHMIAHLLFGMLAPLLIALAAPITLLLRSIPVKMARCISSILKKRYFAFVRNPIVASILNIGGLWLLYTTSLFYMMHESSFLFILIHAHIFLAGYIFTVAFIYIDPTPHPFSYIFRSIVLLIALSAHSILSKYIYANPLNHVPAIQAEMGAMIMYYGGDLIEIGLVYLLFYQWYKSTRHATSTIALLSK; this is encoded by the coding sequence ATCAGCTTGCATTCACAACATGAAGGATTCTCTGACTTTGTACAATTCCTTATTGTTTTCCCATTTCTAATTTCCCTTATTGCTTATCTTGGTGCAGTTATCTATTCTAATCGCTATAAAAAAAGATGGTCAAATTTTCGTACCATTTGCTGGATTTTGGGGCATATATGCATCATTGTTACGTTCGTTGGTCCATTTGCAGAGCTTGCACATTTGAACTTTTCTGCCCATATGATTGCCCATTTATTATTTGGAATGCTTGCGCCACTCCTGATAGCTTTAGCAGCTCCAATCACTCTATTACTGAGGTCCATTCCAGTGAAAATGGCTCGCTGTATTTCTTCTATATTGAAAAAACGTTACTTTGCTTTTGTGCGCAATCCAATCGTAGCGTCTATTTTGAATATAGGTGGATTATGGTTGCTCTATACAACATCACTCTTTTATATGATGCATGAAAGCTCATTTTTATTTATTTTAATCCATGCACATATTTTTTTAGCAGGTTATATTTTTACGGTTGCCTTTATTTATATTGACCCTACTCCACATCCATTTTCTTATATATTTCGATCCATTGTTTTATTAATTGCTTTATCCGCACATTCGATATTATCGAAATATATTTATGCCAATCCTCTCAATCATGTACCTGCTATACAAGCCGAAATGGGTGCTATGATTATGTATTATGGTGGAGATTTGATTGAAATTGGGCTCGTTTATTTGTTATTTTATCAATGGTATAAAAGTACAAGACACGCTACTTCTACAATAGCTCTTTTATCCAAATAA
- a CDS encoding DUF2243 domain-containing protein, whose translation MKTKTEVMKMDLSNIHKKRNHKHENHFQYGQRNMWTGLLLGLGVVAFIDEVVFHQLLHWHHFYDKSTTNIGLVSDGLFHAFSFFATIGSAFLLADLHRKHGFWVQRWLAGIFLGAGAFQLYDGIIQHKLMKLHQIRYHVNIIPYDIVWNVIASILIVIGIVLLVKTNQQQR comes from the coding sequence ATGAAAACTAAAACAGAGGTGATGAAGATGGACTTGTCAAATATACATAAAAAAAGAAACCATAAACATGAAAATCACTTTCAATATGGACAACGTAATATGTGGACAGGTTTATTGTTAGGATTAGGAGTAGTAGCATTTATTGACGAGGTTGTTTTTCACCAATTATTACATTGGCATCATTTCTATGATAAATCGACAACGAATATCGGATTAGTTTCTGACGGGCTATTTCATGCCTTTAGCTTTTTTGCTACAATTGGCTCAGCTTTTTTACTCGCTGATCTTCATCGAAAGCATGGATTTTGGGTTCAAAGATGGCTTGCGGGAATTTTTCTTGGGGCAGGAGCATTTCAATTATATGATGGTATCATTCAACATAAACTCATGAAGCTGCATCAGATTCGTTATCATGTTAATATTATTCCCTATGATATCGTTTGGAATGTCATAGCATCTATTTTAATTGTTATAGGCATTGTCTTATTAGTAAAAACTAATCAACAACAGCGATAG
- a CDS encoding YlaH-like family protein, which produces MLLNLASNLIQASTSVATINDPLVYGRMSGITRFIYENFSRIDADGVVDYTIPGYITLVVIFALSALVFKLGFARELPLMKNIIIYLFLFVGCILLTLFAFFLPMIEGLIVAALILIVYKTRMWREKREQAAENNN; this is translated from the coding sequence ATGTTGTTGAATTTAGCTTCAAACTTGATTCAAGCATCTACATCTGTTGCAACGATTAATGATCCATTAGTTTATGGACGTATGTCAGGAATTACACGCTTTATTTATGAAAATTTTTCACGTATAGATGCAGATGGTGTAGTAGATTATACGATTCCAGGATATATTACACTAGTAGTAATATTCGCTTTATCAGCACTAGTATTTAAGCTAGGCTTTGCGCGTGAGCTACCGTTAATGAAAAATATAATTATTTATCTATTTTTATTTGTTGGCTGTATTTTACTCACACTGTTTGCCTTCTTCCTACCAATGATTGAAGGATTAATTGTCGCCGCATTAATTTTAATTGTTTATAAAACACGTATGTGGCGTGAGAAACGTGAGCAAGCTGCTGAAAATAATAATTAA